A portion of the Oculatellaceae cyanobacterium genome contains these proteins:
- a CDS encoding methyltransferase domain-containing protein — MTETLYQQIQQFYDSSSGLWEQTWGEHMHHGYYGADGRQKKERRQAQIDLIEELLNWSGVQKLTSNTEDAPQILDVGCGIGGSSLYLAQKFNASATGITLSPVQAARANERAEAAGKGKQLKFLVADALNMPFPDNSFDLVWSLESGEHMPNKQQFLQECYRVLKPGGTFIMATWCHRPTDGAAGKLSAEEQKHLSEIYRVYCLPYVISLPEYEAIARNLGFQNLRTADWSTAVAPFWDDVIASAFNFDAIIGLLSSGWTTIQAALSMGLMSGGYQQGLIKFALLCGQK; from the coding sequence ATGACTGAGACTCTTTATCAGCAAATTCAGCAATTTTATGACTCTTCATCTGGTTTGTGGGAACAGACTTGGGGAGAACATATGCACCACGGCTACTATGGTGCAGATGGTAGACAGAAAAAAGAGCGCCGTCAAGCACAAATAGACTTGATTGAGGAATTGCTTAACTGGTCAGGAGTACAAAAATTAACTTCAAATACAGAAGATGCTCCACAAATCTTAGATGTCGGTTGTGGTATTGGCGGAAGTTCTCTGTATTTAGCACAAAAGTTTAATGCTAGTGCAACAGGCATCACTCTCAGTCCAGTGCAAGCTGCGAGGGCAAATGAACGCGCTGAAGCTGCTGGGAAAGGGAAGCAGCTTAAATTTCTAGTAGCAGATGCTTTGAATATGCCTTTTCCTGACAACTCCTTTGACTTAGTTTGGTCGTTGGAAAGCGGCGAACATATGCCAAATAAACAGCAATTTTTGCAAGAGTGCTACCGAGTTTTAAAGCCTGGTGGCACTTTTATCATGGCAACTTGGTGTCATCGCCCTACTGATGGGGCAGCCGGAAAACTGAGTGCAGAGGAACAAAAGCACTTGTCAGAAATTTATCGCGTCTACTGTTTACCTTACGTGATTTCGCTACCAGAATATGAAGCGATCGCTCGTAATCTTGGTTTCCAAAACCTCCGCACCGCAGATTGGTCAACCGCAGTAGCACCTTTCTGGGATGATGTGATTGCTTCAGCTTTTAATTTCGATGCCATTATTGGGTTGCTTTCGAGTGGCTGGACAACTATTCAAGCTGCTTTGTCAATGGGATTAATGAGTGGAGGATATCAGCAGGGACTAATTAAATTTGCGTTGCTGTGTGGACAAAAATAG